The window TAGGCAATCCCCTCTCTTTCAAGTAGGATTTTAAAGCCGCAATATGGATTTCAGCCCTATGAAACACCCCCGCTGCAAGCACGGCATCGGCATGGGCATATTCCAGGGCCAAGGCAAAATCTTCCATCTTTCCTGCTCCGCCACTGGCAACCACGGGCACAGGCAAGCAATCGGCCAGCATCCTTATGAGCTTGAGATCATAACCTTCTTTTGTGCCATCGGCATCGATACTGTTTATAACGATCTCTCCGGCTCCCAGCTCAACCCCTTTCATCGCCCACTCCCTTACATCCCAAGGGGTTTCTTTCCTGCCCCCATGGCTGTAAACCCTCCAGGAATTTTCTCCGACCCTTTGGGCATCAATGGATAAAACAATACACTGCGAGCCGAACTTCTGGGCTCCCTCTTTAATGAGCAGGGGATTGGCCAAAGCCGCGGTATTCAAACTGACCTTGTCTGCACCCGCCCGCAAAACTTCCCGGATCTCCTCCACGGTTTTTATTCCGCCTCCAGCCGTAAGGGGAATAAAACAACTCCGGGCGACAGACCGCAAGATGCCAAGCAATGCTCCCCTGCCCTCGACGCTTGCGGTGATATCATAAAAAACGAGCTCATCGGCTCCTTCCTCGTTATACCTTAAGGCAAGAAGGGAGGGATCGCCAACGTCGGTCAACTGCCCCAGCTCGGCCTTGCCAAATTTTTTTCCCCTGGTTACCCTTCCCGCATGGACGTCAAGACAGGGAATAATTCTCTTGGCCAGCATAAGTATAAAAAGATGAACGTAAAAAAAGTAGGGGCAAATTGTCTCCTTCCAAAGGGCAAAAATCAACTATTTTTTGCCCAAGAGAATTTGCCTTAAGGCTTCGTAGAGCACGATGGATACACAGTTGGCCAAGTTGAGGCTGCGCACTTTCCCATTAAGGATGGGAATCGAATAAATAAAATGGGGACTGAAAGAAAGAATTCTCTGGGAAAGGCCTTTTGTTTCACGGCCAAAAACAAGCATGTCCCCGGGAGCAAAAGAAGCGGTAAAGTAAGGGGGATAAGTCCCGGTTTCAAAAAAAAGCAACCTTTTGCGGGGATTTGCAGCCGTGAAATGATCCCACCCTTCCCAGAGGAATAACCGGACTTCCTTCCAGTAGTCCAACCCGGCTCTCCGCAAGGCCGCATCTTCCAAAGAAAAACCCAGGGGTTTGACCAGGTGGAGTTCGCTAAATGTGGCCGCACAGATCCTTGCAATATTGCCCGTGTTTTGAGGAATTTGGGGAGCCACAAGAACGACTCCAAGACCCTGGTGTTCCATAGGCCACTCCAATTTCCCCGCGCCTTTTCCTTGTCCATTGGGCGCGGGGATTTGAACTTCTTTACCTCTTCTTTTTAACCTCTTTTTTCTCCATAACCCCTAATCCCTTTTTCAGCACTACCACGATCAAGCCAAAAAAGAGAGCATAAATGCCCATCCAAGGACTTAAGGGAACATGGCCCGGAGTGGACAGCCGTGCAACAAGATATCCAATCCAGAGCATCCCCCAAAAGGGAAGCAGCTCATGTTCTTCCTTCTGGCCGAGTTTTCTTGTCTTGAACAAGAGCAAGCTCGATAAACCGATGAAAAGACCATCGGCCGCCAGCAAAAGGAAATTCCTTTCCACCACCCTTTTGAGTATAAAAAGATGATCTGCACCCGCCCTAGACAAAATTTCATAAAAATAAGCGAGCAGGGCAGGGACAGCAATCCAACAGTAGACAAGGCAAAACAGCCTTGTCAGCGCAACGATACCAACCCAAGTTTTAACTCTTGGATAGCTTACCGTTTCAAACGTGGTTGGATAGTTCATAACACCTCCTTCTATTGATATTAATAATAGTCTTTATATTTAGCACATCTTAATAATGTGTCAAATGAATATATTTAAGATATGCTTATGTAATAAATGAATGCATAAATTATAGGAATTATTTATTTATGAATACTATTAATATTATTAATTATATAATGATCCTTGGAAATCTTTTTCTTTCCCGGGCACGATCGAAAAGCTAAAGCGAAGCCCAAAAGCTCTACTTAGGAGGGTTTACGGAGAGAAAGCTTGGAGAGTTTTAGCCTCTGCCCCTAAAGGCGACCTAAGGGCTTGCTTCCCTTGCAAGGGAAAATCGAACCGAGCTGCCCTGCCAAAACAACCGAATCCTGCTGCGATCGGACGGGAGCGGAACGGGGGATTGCTTGGACAAAAGGTTTTGCCAGCGGCAATGGGCAAATCGTTATTCCAAAAAAAAAAAGAAATTGACGGGTATGCCAATATAACCTAGGCTAGCAATTGCAACGGAAGCTTGCACAACGAAAGGAACTAGCCTCAATGACGACCGAAGGAAGCTGTCCATTTCACCACACCGCCGCAATCGGCGGGCTTAAGACCAACGAGGAGTGGTGGCCCAATCGACTCAATCTCAAGATTTTACGCCAAAACTCACCGCTATCGAACCCGATGGGCGCTGGGTTCAATTACGCCAAGGAATTCTGTAGCCTTGATTTGAGCGCTCTAAAAGAGGATCTGCGCAGGCTCATGACGGATTCCCAGCAATGGTGGCCGGCCGACTTCGGTCATTATGGACCGCTCTTTATCCGCATGGCTTGGCACAGTGCGGGCACCTACCGCGTGCATGACGGGAGGGGTGGGGCGGGAAGCGGACAGCAGCGATTTGCCCCGCTGAACAGTTGGCCCGACAACGTGCTCCTCGATAAGGCGCGACGGCTTCTCTGGCCGATCAAGCAAAAGTATGGGAGGAAGATCTCCTGGGCTGACCTGATCATTCTTGCCGGTAACGTGGCGCTCGAGTCGATGGGCCTCAAGACCTTTGGCTTTGGCGGCGGTCGTGTCGATTCCTGGGAACCCGATGAGTCGGTTTACTGGGGAGTCGAACAAAAGTGGCTTGAAGACAAGCGCTACTCCGGTAAACGCGACCTGGAACAACCCCTGGCCGCCGTCCAGATGGGCCTTATCTACGTCAATCCCGAAGGACCAAACGGCAACCCCGATCCCGTGGCGGCCGCGGTGGATATCCGGGAAACCTTCACCCGCATGGGGATGAACGACGCGGAGACCGTGGCCCTGATCGCCGGCGGCCATACATTCGGCAAGGCGCATGGTGCCGGCCCTGCTTCTTTTGTCGGTCCAGAACCGGAGGCAGCGGGCATTGCCGAGCAGGGACTGGGCTGGCGGAGCAGTTACCGTAGTGGCAAGGGAGCCGATGCGATCGGCAGCGGCTTGGAAGTGATCTGGACCAGGACCCCGACCCGGTGGAACAACGACTACTTTCAGTTCCTCTTCGAGTACGAGTGGGAGCCCACCAAGAGTCCAGCAGGGGCTTGGCAATGGGTAGCCAAGGACGCCCCCGAGATCGTGCCCGATCCGTTCGATCCGGCCAAAAAGCGCAAGCCCACCATGCTGACCACCGATCTCTCGCTTCGTTTTGACCCGGTTTACGAGAAGATCGCCCGGGCTTACTACGAGCAACCGGATCTGTTTGCCGATGCTTTCGCACGAGCTTGGTTTAAGCTCACCCACCGGGACATGGGCCCGCGCAGCCGCTACCTTGGCCCCGAGGTACCCAAAGAAGACCTGCTTTGGCAGGATCCGATTCCCCCGGTCGATCATCCACTGATCGAAACGGATGACATGAATTCGCTCAAGGCCAAGATCCTGGAATCGGGATTAACGGTCAGGGAACTGGTTTTTACCGCCTGGTCATCGGCCTCTACCTTCCGCGGGTCGGACAAGCGGGGTGGGGCCAACGGTGCCCGAATCCGGCTGAGCCCGCAGAAAGATTGGCCGGCAAACGAGCCCACCCAGCTCGCCAGGGTACTTGCGGTGCTCGAGCAGATCCAGAAAGAGTTCAACGCACGATCCCCCAAAAAGGTGTCGATGGCGGACCTGATCGTGCTCGGGGGTTGCGCCGGCGTAGAACAAGCGGCCAGAAACGGGGGACGCTCGGTGGTTGTACCCTTTATCCCGGGTCGTTCCGATGCCTTGGAAGAGCAGACTGACGTGGAGTCGTTCGCCTTCCTTGAACCTTGGGCCGATGGGTTTAGGAATTTCTACAAGAAAGGCTGTAGCGTGCCTCAAGAAGCGCTATTGGTCGACAAGGCACAGCTCTTGACGCTCACCGCACCGGAGATGACGGTGCTTGTTGGGGGCATGCGCGTCCTGGATGCCAACGTGGGAAGGAGCCGGCATGGGGTATTCACGGATCGACCGGGAGCGCTTACCAACGACTTTTTCGTCAACCTGCTCGACATGGACACCGAGTGGAAGCCCGTGGACGAACGCGAGGAACTCTTCGAGGGACGGGACCGGAAAACGGGAACACTCCTGTGGACCGCCACTCGAGTCGACTTGATTTTCGGTTCCAACTCCGAGCTGCGCGCGATCTCCGAGGTCTACGGCGCTGCCGATGCGCAGGATAAGTTCGTGAAAGACTTCATCTCCGCCTGGAACAAGGTAATGAACCTCGACCGCTTCGACCTGGCCCCGGCATGAAGACGATCCCGGCAAGCGCTAGAACTTTACCCTCAGCCGTTCCGCAAGACTTACCCACTGCTGCTCAAACAGGAACAAAGCTGACAGACTTACTCGTCGAGGCCGGATGCGCCCGGCACGTGCAGGTTAGGCCAGAGCCTTCCTCTCCGCAGGCCTGCCTTCCGCCGGAACTGGCCGTAGAGCCGTTCAAGACGGCCAACACGAAGTAAAATGTACAAGAAAGATTGAAAAAGATTAAATAATTAATCAACTGTTCAAGCCCTGCGATGTTGTTTTTTTCTAGCTTTCCTGATCCGGGGGATAATCAACGGCTAATAGATACAGTCCCCAAGGGGGAGCAGCAGCAAAGGCCTCTATTCTTTTTTGATTTTCAAAAATTTTTTTAAGTTCTTGCCGGCTCAACCGTCCTAGTCCCACTTTCACTAACGCCCCGACCATGTTGCGGACCATGCGGTAAAGAAAACCGTCGGCTTTAACGTTAAAGAAAACAAGACTGCCTTGCTCAAGGAAAAAACAATCCAACACCGTCCTTACCGGGTTTTTGACCGGCATTCCGGGGTTACTGACAAAAGCGGCAAAATTATGCTTGCCCAAGAAGAGCCGAGCGGCTTCATTCATCATTTCCACGTCCATGGCCCGGGGTATATGCCAGGCCCTGCCGAGATAAAAAGGATCCATGACCGGGTCGTTCCAGAGAAGATACTGGTAAGTCTTGGAAACCGCATCGAACCGAGCGCTGAACTCCCTGGGGACAATCCGGGCATCCCAAACCCGGACCGTGTCGGGCAAATGATAATTGAGGGCTCGCTTGAGTACTTCGGGTTCTAACTTTCTTGGGGCGGCAAAGGAAGCCACTTGTCCCTTGGCATGGACACCCGCGTCGGTCCGCCCGGCCCCTTCAACGGGAATCGGCTCTTCCCATATTTTGGCAACCGCTTCCTCAAGGGCGCGCTGGACGGTAGGCAGCTCTCCCTGTCTTTGCCAACCATGGAAACCGCTGCCGCAATAAGAAAGAGTAAGCTTGTAGCCCACAACAGCTAAGTTCAATGAGGCCGACCCAGTAGATAAGAAAACCCGATCAATCCTCCCAATTCATTCACTCCAATATTCCTACTGGCCATGTCCGCATTAGACATGTGGTGAAACAAAAGCTCGAAGTTAAACGACCAATGGCTGTCCAACATGTAGCGGCAACCCGCGCCAAGTTGAGGGGTAAACTCTATGGCCTGCCCCACCATCGATTGGGTTTTAACCGTATAGGCATCGGTAAAGACAAACCCCAGTCCTCCCTCGATAAAGGGAATAAAGCGGCTGTCCGGCTGAACGAAGTTGTACCTGATCATAACTTGCGGTCCTACGACGGTGCTTCCAAAGCCCTTAATGATGGCACTGGCATAAAGAGCAACAAGCAACTCTAGATTGCCCCGCAGGATTCCCCCTTTATCCGGGGTCGTCAACATCCACCCCCAGTAAGTCATGGTAGGAATTTCATCAAAAGTATACCTCCCGTTTCCCGAACCCATCGAAAAAAGACCGCCCGCCATGAACATAATTTCGTTGGCCCCTTCCTTAAAAAGGGCGACCTCGGGAATTTCCTCGGTTTTAAGGGATGAAGGGGATTGCTCGGTTTGCGCACTGTAGGCAGACTCCGCTCCAGGATTAGCCCTTGCAAAGGCGGGCCACAGGATCGCCAAGCTCAAAAGAAAACAAAACACAAAACGCATTTTTTTTCTCTTATCAAGATGTTAAACAGCACTTCCCGCTCTTTTTCCCTTCAAGGGAAGAACATCCAAGTAAGACTGCAGTATAACCGCTGCGGCATAGCTGTCGATCTTTTTTTTCTTTTCCCTGCCATTGCAACCGCATTGAGTCAATAACCGGTCTGCCAACTTCGTCGTCAGCCTCTCGTCATGAAATTCCACAGGTATAGGGATCCACTGCTTAAGCTTCAACACGAACTGCCTTACTTTTTCGGCGGCAGGCCCATAGGAACCATCCATGTTCCTTGGCAACCCCACGATAAGAAGGCTCACCTCGTAGTTTACGATGATCTCCTTGAGCTTTCCAATAAACTTCACGTAGGGTTCTGCAGGCAACGGATCGAGAGGAATGGCAATCGAAAAGCTCTCGTCGTTGACCGCAAGCCCAATATGCTTATTACCGTAATCCAAGGACAAAATAGCCATCGCTTCAGTTTCGCTGGTTAGACTTTTTTTGCTCTTAATGAATACTTTTTGCAAGAGAAAAAGCAAAATCTTTGAATCTTTCCACCGTGCTTTTTCCCTCGGCGATCCTCGCCACTTCCCCTACCAAGGCACTACCCACGACAACCCCATCGGCATAAGAAGAAATGGCCCTGGCCTGCTCCGGGGTCGATACCCCAAAACCTACACAAAGGGGGACCCGTTTATAGGGTTCAACGGACTTGACCAGTTCATAGGCCTCTTTTGATATTTCCTTTTGGGGACCGGTAATGCCGTAACGGGAAACACAGTAAAGAAAGCCCCGGCTTCTGCCCGCTATGTACCTTCTCCTTTCCGGGGAAGTTGAAGGAGTAACAAGCAATACCCGGTCAAGCTTTTCCTCTAAAACCTCCACCCCTTCAAGGACTTCCTCGGGGGGGAGATCGACGATCAGCACCCCATCGGCCCCACTTTCAACGGCTTTCTGGGCAAACCGCTCGATCCCGTATCGAAAAATCGGGTTAAGATAAGAAAAAAGGACAACCGGGATAGCGGATCTTTGCCGAATCTGAGAGAGCAAGGAAAAAACCTCTTCCATATTTATTCCCCCCTTCAAAGCCCGGATAGCCGATTGTTGGATTATGGGACCATCGGCCAAGGGATCAGAAAAAGGAATGCCCACTTCCAACAGGTCCGCCCCGCTTTCATCCAAGGCTTCCACAAGATCAAGGAAAAGCTCTGGAGAAGGATCTCCCGCCATCAAAAAAGGAATGAAGGCCTTTTGGGAATTCCGGCTCAACTCTGAAAAAGTTCCTGCAATCCTTCCCTTCGTGATACTGTTCATAGAAGAAAAACTTACCAGCAATCGGGCCAAAAAAAAGAGCATTGTTAAGAAAGCAAGGCCAGCTTTTTTTCCCTTCCCTATACAAACAAGGCTTTTCACCAAGTCCTATTCTCCGGCTGGGGCCAGAAAAAAGGCTCTCTTTAATTTTCAAGGACCAAGGAAGCTGTGCCATGGCCGGGGCAACCGAGGACTTCAATGTCCGGGCAGGTCCCAAGCCAACTTGCCTTTTTTTATTCCTTAAACGGGCTTAAAAATACGGCTTGGGCCAAGCCTTGACCGACCGGGAAAAAGCCGACCCCATTTTACCCCAAAGGAAAATAAGAAGAAAAAAAACAAACAAAATGAAAAAAAAATGTAACCTCCATCTTGCTCCCTCCTCAAAGTTATCTAGAATTATCAAAACATGGATTTAAAAAGATTCGATCGAAAACAGGCTTTGACCCCACCCTTGTGGATTCCCCAGAGAGAAAGGTCGAGCTGTGGAGTGGGATTCGTAGCCGACATCCAGGCCAACAGCAGCCACTCTATTTTAGAAAGCGCCTTGAGTTGCGTCTGTGCCCTTTCCCACAGGGGTGCTATCGATGCGGACATGAAAACGGGCGATGGGGCCGGGATCATGACAAGGATTCCCTACGATATCTTTCGGCCCGAGATCGAAAAGTCAGGGCACCATCTTTTTAAAAACGAAGACCTGGCCATCGGGTTTTGCTTTTTGCCCGCCGAGGATCTCTACGCCCAAGCCCACTGCAAAAAAATCATCGAACAGACGGTCCAGGAACAGGGAATCTTCATCCTGGGTTGGCGCACCGTTCCCGTTCACAGGGATGCCCTCGGGGATAAAGCGCAAAGAACTTGTCCGCAGATCGAACAATTACTTTTGGCCAAGCCCCTCGACCGGCCGCTCGACTCTTTTGGTTTTGAACAACTGCTTTTCCTTTGCCGGAAAAAAATTGAAAATAAAATAGCCCAAGAAAACATCAAGGATTTTTACATCCCCTCCTTTTCCTGTCGAACCATTGTTTACAAGGGACTTTTCGTTTCCCCCCAGCTCCAAAAGTTCTACGCGGACCTAAAAGATCCCCTTTACAAGACCCCTTTTGCGATCTACCACCAAAGATACAGCACCAATACTTTCCCCTCCTGGTTTCTTGCCCAACCCTTTAGGCTCCTCGCCCACAACGGCGAGATCAATACCATCCAGGGCAACCGCAGCTGGACCAGGGCAAAAGAAAGAGCCCTTGAAATGGCCGAGCCCTGGGGAAAAGAAATAGAAAACCTCCTGCCTATCATCGATCCGGCTTCCAGCGACTCGGCAAGCCTAGACAACGTGCTCGAGTTTCTTCACCTTTCCGGCAGGGACATCCTGGAAACCCTCCTCATGATGGTTCCCGCCGCCTGGCAGGCTGAAAAGCATATTTCTGAAGAGCTCAAAAGCTTTTATCTCTACCACGAACTTTTTTCCGAGCCCTGGGACGGTCCCGCCGCCTTGGTATTCAGCGATGGAAGGATCGTCGGGGCTTGCCTTGACCGAAACGGGCTGCGCCCCGCCCGCTACAGGATCACCGCCGATGGCCTCTTTATCCTCGGTTCGGAAGCCGGGATCGGGAAAACCGACGACAGGTCCGTCATAGAAAAGGGAAGATTGGGTCCCGGGGAAATCATCGCGGTAGATATCGAGGCAAAGAAGATCCTCAGGGACAAGGAGATCAAGGCCCAGCTGAGCTTGCGCCATCCCTACAATACTTTTCTAAAGCGCTGCCACAAAAAAATAAGGAAAAAAATCTCCTTTTCCCATGGCTTCAAGGACAACCCCGAGGAGCTCAACCGGCAGCTTTTGTGTTTTGGCTACGATGAAGAAGAGATCCAGTATGTCCTTAAACCGATGGTCCTAAAGGCCGAGGAAGCCATAGGCTCCATGGGTGACGATGCCCCCCTAGCCATTCTTTCAGACAAACCGAAGCTCCTCTACTGGTACTTTAGGCAGCTTTTTGCCCAGGTTACCAACCCCCCCATCGATCCCATTCGTGAAAAACTGGTCATGTCCCTGGAAAGCTGGTGCGGCCGCTTTCCCCCGTGGATTTCCTCGGATCCGATCGACTACGAAGTCCTTCGGCTCAGTTCTCCTGTTCTCTTCGATTCGGACATCGAAGAGTTAAGGTCCAGACCGGAGCCTTCGCTCCAATCCAGGACCATCCGGTGCCTTTTCCCCACTGAAGGCCAAGAAGAAGCCTTCTTGGCTCGGCTATGGGAAATCAAAAAAGAAGCCGAAGAGGCGGCCGACGAAGGGATATCGATTCTCATTTTGTCGGATAAAGGGGTAAGCCCCGAGCTTGCTCCCTTGCCCATGCTTCTTGTCGTTGGGGCGGTACACCACCACTTGATTCGAGTGGGCAAAAGGACAAAACTCTCCTTGATCTGTGAAACGGCCGAGTGCCGGGACGTCCACCATTTCGCCTGCCTGATCGGTTACGGGGCGACCGCCGTCAACCCCTACCTTTGCCTGGAACTTTTTTGTCACCTTCACCAAGGGGGAGATTTTGGGAACTTGACCCAGGAAGAGATGGCCCAAAATTACAAGGCGGCGGTAGAAAAAGGACTGCTCAAGATCTTGTCGAAAATGGGAATCTCGACCCTTTCGAGTTACCACGGCAGCCAACTTTTCGAAGCTCTCGGCATCGGGGAAGAAGTGGTAAGGGACTGTTTTGAAAACACCCCCACGCGCATTGGCGGGTTAAACTACAGGCAGATCGCCAAGGAAACCCTCCAAAGGCACCAACTGGGCTTTGGCGGCAACCTCCAGAAGCTCGTGGACATGGGCTATTACCGTTACAAAAGAGAAGGGGAAAGGCATGCCCTGACCCCTCCTGCCATCAACTCCCTTCACCTTTTCGTCGGTTTAAAGGGGAAAACCAAGGGTGGACAAATCGACGATTACAGGAAGTTTGCCGAGGCGATCAACCGCCATGGCCCCTTGTCCATCCGTGACTGCTTGACCTTTCGCCCGCAAACCCCCATTCCCCTTGAAGAGGTGGAGCAAGTCGAAGAAATAAGGAAAAGGTTTACCACAGCGGCCATGTCTTATGGGGCTTTATCTCCCGAAGCCCACGAAACGCTTTCCATTGCCATGAACAGGATCGGGGGCAAGTCGAACACGGGAGAAGGAGGAGAAGATCCGGAAAGGTATAGCCCGATGCTCAACGGCGATTCCAAGAATAGCCTTATCAAGCAGGTGGCTTCCGGCCGCTTCGGGGTTACCGCCGAGTATCTTTCCAACGCCGCCGAGATCGAGATCAAGATGGCCCAAGGTTCCAAGCCGGGTGAAGGTGGACAAATTCCCGGCTTTAAAGTCGATGCGGTCATCGCCCGCCTCAGGAGGAGCACCCCGGGCTTCCCCCTCATTTCTCCCCCGCCCCACCACGACATTTACAGTATCGAAGACCTCTCCCAGCTCATTTATGACCTTAAGCAGGCTAACCCCAGGGCCAAGATTTGCGTCAAGCTCGTCTCGGAAGCCGGCGTAGGGACGATCGCCGCGGGTGTAGCCAAGGCTCATGCCGACATCATTCTCATCAGCGGTTGTGAAGGCGGAACGGGGGCTTCTCCCATTTCTTCCATCAAGTATGCGGGAACTCCCTGGGAGCTCGGAGTAGCCGAAACCCAGCAAGTGCTCATGCTCAACGGGCTGAGAAGCAGGGTAACGCTCAGGACCGACGGGGGGTTGCGCACCGGCCGGGACATCGTGATAGCGGCAATCCTGGGGGCCGAGGAATACAATTTCGGCACCATGGCCCTCATCGCCATGGGCTGTGTCTACGTTCGCCACTGCCACCTGAACACCTGCCCGACGGGGATCGCCACCCAGGATCCGAAACTAAGGAGTCGGTTCAAGGGTACTCCTGAAGCCGTCATCGCTTATCTGAACGCGGTTGCCCAAGAAGTCAGGGAAATCTTGGCTAGCCTTGGGGCCCGTTCTTTAAACGAGATCATCGGCAGGACCGAACTGCTCGAACAAAGAACTTTCCCCCACCATCCCAAGGCCAATCTTTTAGACCTGCGTTCCCTTTTTTGGAAACCCGAGGGAATGGAAACCGAGCCCCGTTACCACACCTGGGAAAGGAACGATTTCCAGGGGGACCGACCCCTTGATGAAATCATCCTCCAGCAAGCCAAGTCCGCCATTCGAACCCGCAAACCGGTTTCCATCCACCACAAGGTTAAAAATACCAATAGGAGTATCGGCACCCAGCTTTCGGGGACCATTGCTTATCTCTACGGGGACAACGGGCTTCCCGAAGGGACGATCAGCCTTCAACTTTCGGGTTGTGCCGGTCAAAGCCTCGGAGCTTTCCTGGTCAACGGGGTAAACATCTGCCTTGAAGGAGAAGCCAACGATTACGTGGGCAAAGGGATGTGCGGGGGAGAAATCGTCCTTAAAGCCCCTCCCGATGTTCCCTATAAACCCGAGGAAAACGTGATTTGCGGCAACACCGTCCTTTATGGAGCCACCGGCGGTAGGTTTTACGGTTGTGGAAAAGCCGGGGAGAGGTTTGCCGTGAGGAACAGCGGGGCGGTCGCCGTCATCGAGGGAATCGGCGATCACGGCTGCGAATACATGACGAGGGGCAAAGTGGTCGTGCTGGGTAAAACCGGAAAAAATTTTGCCGCGGGAATGTCGGGAGGTATCGCCTACGTGTACGACGAGGAAGGGAATTTTCCGGACTGTTGCAACATGCAGATGGTGAGGTTGGAAAGATTCTCGGAAAGCGACGAAGACAAGGATTTACAACAGATCCTTTATTACCACCTGGAAAAAACGGGCAGCAGCACGGCAAAGAAGATCCTCGAGAATTGGAAAGAAAGAAAACAGTTCTTTTGGAAAGTCATTCCCTTGGAACCTCCCAAGCCCAAGCCCAAGGAAACTCTGGGCAAGGAACGTTTCCAGGAAGTCAAAGCCTAAAAGGTTGTTCTGGGCCTTGCAGATCCAACCTTAAGCCCTCAAGACAAATCGATCCCTACTGGGGATTTTGCGGGGAAGAAGATTCAGCCTTGGCCGGTTCTTTTTTCTCTTCTTGGGAAGGGCTAGCCAAGGGTTCCTTTGGAGGAGGCCTGTAGCCCTTGGGGGGGATGATCAATTCTTGGCCGGGCTTTAAACGGTCGTCTTTTAACTCGTTTATGGCCATTAAGGCTTCCACCGTTACCTTGTATTTCCTGGAAATTTTCCAGAGGCTATCCCCTTTCTTGACGATGTACTTGAGTTCCGTAGGCTTCTTGGCCGGGGAGCTATCCGCGGACTTTGGCTGGGAAGAAGCGCTGTCTTCTCCATGAAGCCGAGGAACAAAAAGAGGGGAAGAAAACACCAAGATCAGTATAAAGGCGATGAAGGGCATGCTTTCATCATAGCTTCCCCAGGTTATTTTAAAAGCAGAAAAAAAGATTTTTTTCCTTGTTTTTCTTTTTCTTCTTTTTCTTTTTCTGCTTCTCTTGCATGACCCGGGTCCAAGGGCCGTCAAGAAAGCTATCCCTTCCCCTTGTTCCAAGACCCCGCAAGCCTCCTCTCCTTCTCCCTGCACCGCAAGGTAAAACTGGAACGGCACTTATCTCCAAGGCATTGACTCAAGCTCAACAACTCATCCCCGCTGACCAAGTTACCGAAGCTAAAATGATTTTTTTCCATTTTTCTATTTTTGATGAAAATTCATTTTTATGGAAGAAAAAGGAAAAGGGCACGGCTCCCTTGAGAGGGTAAAGGATGCCCAGGTCAAAGCCCCATGCAAGGCCGAAAAGGAATCCAACATGAAACCCACAAACTTGCAATTAAATCTTCTTTGGCGAGAGCAACTATTATCTTAAGCTTATTCATGGCTCAATCACCAAGACGCGCCAAGAGCCATAATGGAATCCAGGGGGCAAAAATAATCCCCCGCAGCCGATCTCTCCTCTTGAAAACCTGGAAAATTTATGCTTGAATAGTTCAAGTGATCCATGAAGTATCCGGGTAGCGAAAGTGAGCAAAGAAAAAATCATTGAGGCGGCCGAAGAGCTCCTCGCCGCAGGCAAGGAAGTGACGCTTGAAGCCGTTTGGCAAAAAACCGGCGGAAGTTAC is drawn from Methylacidiphilum infernorum V4 and contains these coding sequences:
- the gltB gene encoding glutamate synthase large subunit, producing MDLKRFDRKQALTPPLWIPQRERSSCGVGFVADIQANSSHSILESALSCVCALSHRGAIDADMKTGDGAGIMTRIPYDIFRPEIEKSGHHLFKNEDLAIGFCFLPAEDLYAQAHCKKIIEQTVQEQGIFILGWRTVPVHRDALGDKAQRTCPQIEQLLLAKPLDRPLDSFGFEQLLFLCRKKIENKIAQENIKDFYIPSFSCRTIVYKGLFVSPQLQKFYADLKDPLYKTPFAIYHQRYSTNTFPSWFLAQPFRLLAHNGEINTIQGNRSWTRAKERALEMAEPWGKEIENLLPIIDPASSDSASLDNVLEFLHLSGRDILETLLMMVPAAWQAEKHISEELKSFYLYHELFSEPWDGPAALVFSDGRIVGACLDRNGLRPARYRITADGLFILGSEAGIGKTDDRSVIEKGRLGPGEIIAVDIEAKKILRDKEIKAQLSLRHPYNTFLKRCHKKIRKKISFSHGFKDNPEELNRQLLCFGYDEEEIQYVLKPMVLKAEEAIGSMGDDAPLAILSDKPKLLYWYFRQLFAQVTNPPIDPIREKLVMSLESWCGRFPPWISSDPIDYEVLRLSSPVLFDSDIEELRSRPEPSLQSRTIRCLFPTEGQEEAFLARLWEIKKEAEEAADEGISILILSDKGVSPELAPLPMLLVVGAVHHHLIRVGKRTKLSLICETAECRDVHHFACLIGYGATAVNPYLCLELFCHLHQGGDFGNLTQEEMAQNYKAAVEKGLLKILSKMGISTLSSYHGSQLFEALGIGEEVVRDCFENTPTRIGGLNYRQIAKETLQRHQLGFGGNLQKLVDMGYYRYKREGERHALTPPAINSLHLFVGLKGKTKGGQIDDYRKFAEAINRHGPLSIRDCLTFRPQTPIPLEEVEQVEEIRKRFTTAAMSYGALSPEAHETLSIAMNRIGGKSNTGEGGEDPERYSPMLNGDSKNSLIKQVASGRFGVTAEYLSNAAEIEIKMAQGSKPGEGGQIPGFKVDAVIARLRRSTPGFPLISPPPHHDIYSIEDLSQLIYDLKQANPRAKICVKLVSEAGVGTIAAGVAKAHADIILISGCEGGTGASPISSIKYAGTPWELGVAETQQVLMLNGLRSRVTLRTDGGLRTGRDIVIAAILGAEEYNFGTMALIAMGCVYVRHCHLNTCPTGIATQDPKLRSRFKGTPEAVIAYLNAVAQEVREILASLGARSLNEIIGRTELLEQRTFPHHPKANLLDLRSLFWKPEGMETEPRYHTWERNDFQGDRPLDEIILQQAKSAIRTRKPVSIHHKVKNTNRSIGTQLSGTIAYLYGDNGLPEGTISLQLSGCAGQSLGAFLVNGVNICLEGEANDYVGKGMCGGEIVLKAPPDVPYKPEENVICGNTVLYGATGGRFYGCGKAGERFAVRNSGAVAVIEGIGDHGCEYMTRGKVVVLGKTGKNFAAGMSGGIAYVYDEEGNFPDCCNMQMVRLERFSESDEDKDLQQILYYHLEKTGSSTAKKILENWKERKQFFWKVIPLEPPKPKPKETLGKERFQEVKA
- a CDS encoding LysM peptidoglycan-binding domain-containing protein — protein: MPFQFYLAVQGEGEEACGVLEQGEGIAFLTALGPGSCKRSRKRKRRKRKTRKKIFFSAFKITWGSYDESMPFIAFILILVFSSPLFVPRLHGEDSASSQPKSADSSPAKKPTELKYIVKKGDSLWKISRKYKVTVEALMAINELKDDRLKPGQELIIPPKGYRPPPKEPLASPSQEEKKEPAKAESSSPQNPQ